A window of Tepidisphaeraceae bacterium genomic DNA:
CCTTCGGGATGACATGGGGTTTTGTCCGCTAGCCTTTCGGTTCCCATCGGGATGACCCTGTCGCGCAAGGCGACAGCGGGTTGACTAGCCATTACGTTCGCCTGCATCTTTGATCGGCCCATTCGTCATTCTGGTTTGGTCATTGGTCATTTCTAAATGTAGTACATCTCCTGCTGCGAATTCGTGGCCTTGCCGACGTGGTCCATGAGTTCTTCAAGGCTCATCTGGTCCAGCGCCTCGTTGGTGGCGTCGGTCAGGCGATTGTTGAGCAGGCGCACCGCCACCTCGCCGGGCGTCGACTCCCCGACGGCGTCGGGCTCGCGGATGGTCAACCGCCCTTCCAACCGGCGGACGAGTTCGCCAACACGAATGTCCTTGGCCGGTCGCGACAGCCGATAACCCCCGCCACTGCCCACCTTGCTCTCGAGGAACCCACCGCGGCGCAGCGCCAGCAGGATGGACTCCAGGAACTTGTTCGGCAGTTCTTCCTGCCCCGCCAGATCGCGTGACTGCACGAACTCGCTCGGCCGCAACCGCGCCAACTGCACGATCGCCCGCAAGCCATACTCGGTCCGCTTGGATAATCTCAATCCGGCATCTCCTACTGGAATGGTAGGCGAGCATAACTGAGGGAAGCACCCTCGGCCACCCCGCGTAGGGGCAGGCCTCCGTGCCTGCCCTCCTTCTTTTCCCAGAACAAAGAGGGCAGGCACGGAGGCCTGCCCCTACGCGCGCTGGACACAGAGTGGGTTCTCAGACAGAACCCAGTTGAAGCGGTGGATTGCCCCGTCTTGAACCAATGGCCAGTGGCTGATGACTCGCGGCTCCACTGCAACCTTCCGCTCGCTTGGCCCTATAGTGAGGTAATGCTTCGCCACACCGCCTCAATCGTCCTGCTCGTCCTCACGCTGCTCGGCGGCGCGACCGCGTCCGCCCAACCGGCCAAGGCTACGGTCGACGCGGCCATCAGCACGTCGCAGTTGCTGCCGGGACAGGAATCCGTCGTCGCCGTCACCATCAACGTGCCTGAAGGCC
This region includes:
- a CDS encoding Rrf2 family transcriptional regulator codes for the protein MRLSKRTEYGLRAIVQLARLRPSEFVQSRDLAGQEELPNKFLESILLALRRGGFLESKVGSGGGYRLSRPAKDIRVGELVRRLEGRLTIREPDAVGESTPGEVAVRLLNNRLTDATNEALDQMSLEELMDHVGKATNSQQEMYYI